Proteins co-encoded in one Bos taurus isolate L1 Dominette 01449 registration number 42190680 breed Hereford chromosome X, ARS-UCD2.0, whole genome shotgun sequence genomic window:
- the LOC132344312 gene encoding large ribosomal subunit protein eL21-like, whose translation MTNTKGKKRGTHYMFSRPFRKHGVVPLATYMQIYKKGDIVDIKGMGTVQKGMPHECCHGKTGRVYNVTQHAVVIIVNKQVKDKILAKRIKVRMEHIKHSKSRDSFLKCMKENDQKKKEVKEKGTWVQLKCQPAPPKEAHFGRTNGKEPKLLEPIPYEFMA comes from the coding sequence ATGACCAACACAAAGGGAAAGAAGAGGGGCACCCACTACATGTTCTCTAGGCCTTTTAGAAAACATGGAGTTGTTCCTTTGGCCACATACATGCAAATCTACAAGAAGGGTGATATTGTAGATATCAAGGGAATGGGTACTGTTCAAAAAGGAATGCCCCATGAATGTTGCCATGGCAAAACTGGGAGAGTCTACAATGTTACCCAGCATGCTGTTGTCATCATTGTAAACAAACAAGTTAAGGACAagattcttgccaagagaattaaGGTGCGTATGGAGCATATTAAGCACTCTAAGAGCCGAGATAGCTTCCTGAAATGTATGAAGGAAAATgatcagaaaaagaaggaagtcaaagaGAAAGGGACTTGGGTTCAGCTGAAGTGCCAGCCTGCTCCACCCAAAGAAGCACACTTTGGGAGGACCAATGGAAAGGAACCCAAACTGTTGGAGCCCATTCCCTATGAATTTATGGCCTGA